A genomic region of Clostridia bacterium contains the following coding sequences:
- a CDS encoding SDR family oxidoreductase, whose amino-acid sequence MNLNLGDQVALVTGAGSPNGFGRAIALALAREGCQVAVNSLRAQRAEDTAAQVQALGRRCLAVPADVTDRAQVVKMVDKVLEEFGRIDILVNNAGAMLEQRPFLEQDEEAWDRELALNLKAALLCTQAVLPAMIAQKRGNIINIASGTVRVIHPAVSTYSMAKAGLVVFTKQLAKAFISSGIRVNCVAPGWSTDTDFVKGDKDVIRKRFLPETPLGRGTEPEDVANTVAFLASEVSADIVGQVIFVDGGSTI is encoded by the coding sequence ATGAACCTAAACCTTGGCGATCAGGTGGCCCTTGTAACCGGAGCTGGAAGCCCGAATGGTTTCGGCCGCGCCATTGCCCTCGCCTTGGCCCGAGAGGGTTGCCAGGTGGCGGTGAACAGCCTACGGGCTCAACGGGCCGAGGATACGGCGGCCCAGGTACAGGCTCTGGGTCGCCGTTGTCTCGCGGTGCCGGCGGACGTGACCGATCGGGCCCAGGTAGTGAAGATGGTGGACAAGGTCCTGGAAGAATTCGGTCGTATCGACATCCTGGTCAACAACGCCGGGGCCATGCTGGAACAGCGGCCCTTTCTGGAGCAAGACGAGGAGGCTTGGGACCGAGAATTGGCGCTTAATCTCAAGGCCGCCCTGCTCTGTACCCAGGCGGTGCTGCCGGCCATGATCGCCCAGAAACGTGGCAACATAATCAATATCGCCTCCGGGACGGTCAGGGTAATCCATCCGGCGGTCTCCACGTACAGCATGGCCAAGGCTGGCTTGGTGGTGTTCACCAAGCAATTGGCCAAGGCGTTTATTTCCTCGGGCATAAGGGTGAACTGCGTGGCCCCGGGCTGGTCCACTGACACCGATTTCGTCAAAGGGGACAAGGACGTCATAAGGAAGCGCTTCCTGCCGGAAACTCCTCTGGGCCGGGGAACCGAGCCGGAGGATGTGGCCAACACCGTGGCCTTTTTAGCCTCGGAAGTATCCGCAGACATAGTAGGCCAGGTGATCTTCGTGGACGGCGGCTCAACCATATAG